The following proteins are co-located in the Candidatus Edwardsbacteria bacterium genome:
- a CDS encoding oligosaccharide flippase family protein yields the protein MSLKQKTLTGLAWIVIDNFSNPGIQFIVGIILAGLLSPREFGLVGMIIVFIAVSLLFIDRDKANNVLFLCHLHKKLEGSE from the coding sequence ATGTCATTAAAACAAAAGACCCTGACCGGGCTTGCTTGGATCGTTATCGATAATTTTTCCAATCCGGGAATTCAGTTTATTGTGGGAATTATTTTGGCTGGATTGCTTTCTCCCCGGGAGTTTGGCTTAGTTGGCATGATCATCGTTTTCATCGCTGTTTCACTTTTGTTCATTGACCGCGATAAAGCAAATAACGTGCTGTTTCTATGCCATTTACATAAAAAGCTTGAAGGATCGGAATGA